A genomic window from Silene latifolia isolate original U9 population chromosome 11, ASM4854445v1, whole genome shotgun sequence includes:
- the LOC141613319 gene encoding uncharacterized protein LOC141613319, with amino-acid sequence MEKKPIIRWCKDAIRTKMFDCNGEADEDVDIIDGKQNAMSIMWSEIHQTVAMLMGKFKADVDNFSTLIREFKEKLSLYGSPMNKQQQLEKILGYSASQEITIMPPKQSKNKGSGKRMLSLKAKAVALASKSKRRCKNCKRLVHHDKRNCPNPFAEHPPLSPLSEELSEEEEEEVEEEEDDILE; translated from the exons atggagaagaaACCAATAATCAG ATGGTGCAAAGATGCAATCCGCACTAAAATGTTCGATTGTAATGGTGAAGCAGATGAGGACGttgatataatagatggaaaaCAGAATGCGATGTCAATAATGTGGTCAGAGATTCATCAGACAGTTGCTATGCTCATGGGCAAATTCAAGGCGGATGTCGACAACTTTTCTACTCTAATTAGAGAGTTTAAGGAGAAACTATCACTCTATGGATCACCAATGAATAAACAACAACAGTTGGAGAAAATTCTTGGCTATTCTGCTAGTCAGGAGATAACCATTATGCCGCCCAAGCAATCAAAAAACAAGGGAAGTGGAAAGAGAATGTTGTCGCTTAAGGCAAAAGCAGTTGCCTTGGCAAGCAAGTCAAAACGCAGGTGTAAAAATTGCAAGCGATTAGTTCACCATGACAAGAGGAACTGCCCTAACCCTTTTGCAGAGCACCCACCATTGTCACCTTTGTCAGAGGAATTgtcggaagaagaggaagaagaagtggaagaggaagaagatgacATCTTAGAATAA